The following are encoded together in the Chaetodon auriga isolate fChaAug3 chromosome 6, fChaAug3.hap1, whole genome shotgun sequence genome:
- the ice2 gene encoding little elongation complex subunit 2 isoform X1 produces the protein MEPVWEDPPVPDAPFFTRDLYDKYSLAPNIRELWAFLQSPVEKANIKQECDVGTEKASCSLSTEEEAEFKDNSCISKEESRWDSCDSDDPCADNAVEECKGAKKSRVDLKQAENEADAAYPEPRLPFLCVSSLSSKEQKTYLDFLMKKTREPPERLTARVNNEVMQFMRYLQDVAKICADDYKFISQGAMQYSEDVLRGCLECIKTFPQLYQIHEMTSLTGGTFNPGLTLTFEKQLLIMGNVDITDHKIVPADAQLASDYQSVSSENPPAKKAKDMHATISSDNNAENLCARYEPHVCLTRAALVRLLDNHGPDFGEQWEVPVWVKLNTGKGSSQKKTVYIDSPLPKTEMTVRERSHIYHEESLKLSIKKNGSKNVFHVMTELPTKEQQISQESTQRNLVCFENSGIDFEVDLTDLETFGEKTPSKTTEMQKVQKEQDACVKSEKATSCQPVSKAKRSVEHLVNTSSSSEDMNTSLTDMDDPITKETTQPGVSETILPKSEKRKLDSVQESDEDRTFTGDSDDEKLVIDDSTPSKPNTTSCSADPTTTPVSESVSVSSESASPQKAKRQKRQSKRVKVSGDQLSEILCMQTAMFNSANDTAKCSTISPENNPPTRCMGPSAQSHPISLVKPCVSSYLERNQNQDGETWAAPHESAPVVNITTTERKKILSQDLQAGVEDEQDYEAPEEGNLLYKLYSLQDLLLMVRSSVSLTHTRRVDGIQNQYVPVHVLPKLEYQLNYGVECLTSSEACQLWTETLLHSSTVSYTAHINAHTSKVALLRKLPDDWKQNVSCGFKPSKSLNILHHLLKKLTGLEEGHYLIAHKAGEPFVTFLKAANGKMSRGAYNLQQVHSSVPQPPASSLVPWIPVDPAVVLPFHQKHGRVPCTFPLKITKDGSSQPNSHGAGKSKDNVNVGGNTKKKKKNKRAARRNKYIKKLVQKSI, from the exons GGAGGACCCTCCTGTCCCTGACGCTCCTTTCTTCACCAGAGATCTCTATGACAAATATTCCCTTGCACCTAATATCAGAGAACTGTGGGCCTTTCTACAAAG TCCTGTAGAGAAAGCGAACATAAAACAGGAGTGTGATGTTGGGACTGAGAaagcctcctgctctctctccacagaagaagaggcagagttTAAAGACAACAGTTGCATCAGTAAGGAAGAGTCCCGTTGGGACAGCTGTGATAGCGATGATCCGTGTGCAGACAATGCTGTAGAAGAATGTAAGGGTGCTAAAAAATCAAGAGTAGACCTCAAGCAGGCTGAGAATGAGGCGGATGCCGCTTATCCTGAACCCAGACTGCCCTTCCTCTGTGTATCAAGCCTGTCCAGCAAAGAGCAGAAGACATATCTTGACTTTTTGATGAAGAAAACAAGGGAACCGCCAGAG AGATTAACAGCACGCGTCAACAATGAAGTGATGCAGTTCATGAGGTACCTGCAAGATGTGGCCAAAATATGTGCAGACGACTACAAATTCATATCACAAGGAGCTATGCAATATTCAGAG GATGTCCTCAGGGGCTGTTTGGAGTGCATTAAGACATTTCCTCAGCTTTACCAGATCCATGAGATGACTAGTTTAACAGGGGGAACATTCAACCCAGGGCTGACGCTGACCTTCGAAAAACAGCTGCTAATCATG GGCAATGTGGATATTACAGACCACAAGATAGTGCCTGCTGACGCACAGCTTGCATCGGATTATCAGAGTGTTTCATCAGAGAATCCTCCAGCTAAAAAAGCTAAGGACATGCACGCT ACAATCAGCAGTGATAATAATGCAGAGAACCTGTGTGCCCGTTATGAGCCTCACGTGTGTCTGACTCGAGCTGCGCTGGTCAGGCTGTTAGACAACCATGGCCCTGACTTTGGAGAGCAATGGGAAGTGCCTGTTTGGGTCAAACTAAACACAGGAAAAG GCAGTAGTCAGAAGAAAACTGTGTACATAGACTCACCCCTTCCAAAGACTGAaatgacagtgagagaaaggagCCATATCTACCATGAGGAGAGTTTGAAGCTTTCCATTAAGAAGAATGGAAGTAAAAATGTGTTCCATGTCATGACAGAGCTTCCTACGAAAGAGCAGCAAATCTCACAG GAGAGCACCCAAAGAAATTTAGTGTGTTTTGAAAACAGTGGTATTGACTTTGAGGTGGACCTCACTGACCTGGAGACATTCGGAGAGAAGACACCCAGTAAAACCACCGAGATGCAGAAGGTACAGAAAGAGCAGGATGCATGTGTTAAAAGTGAAAAAGCTACAAGTTGCCAACCTGTCAGTAAGGCTAAAAGGTCCGTTGAACATCTtgtaaacacaagcagcagttCAGAAGACATGAACACCTCATTGACAGATATGGATGATCCCATAACAAAGGAGACAACGCAGCCAGGTGTGAGTGAGACCATTCTACCAAAGtctgaaaaaaggaaactggATTCTGTTCAAGAAAGTGATGAAGATCGAACTTTTACAGGAGACTCAGACGACGAGAAGCTGGTCATTGATGACTCCACACCATCTAAGCCTAACACCACATCATGCTCTGCAGACCCCACAACTACCCCCGTCTCTGAGTCTGTGTCTGTAAGTTCAGAGTCAGCCTCCCCTCAAAAAGCTAAAAGGCAAAAGCGGCAATCCAAAAGAGTAAAGGTATCTGGAGACCAGCTGAGTGAGATCCTGTGCATGCAGACAGCCATGTTCAACTCTGCCAATGACACAGCCAAGTGCTCCACCATATCCCCGGAGAACAACCCACCCACCCGTTGTATGGGACCCTCCGCTCAGTCCCATCCGATATCTCTGGTTAAGCCTTGCGTGTCCTCATATTTAGAGAGAAACCAGAACCAGGATGGAGAGACCTGGGCTGCTCCTCATGAATCTGCACCAGTGGTCAACATCACTACTACAGAGCGCAAAA AAATACTGTCACAAGACCTGCAGGCCGGTGTGGAAGATGAACAAGATTATGAGGCCCCAGAGGAAGGCAACTTGCTGTACAAGCTCTACAGCCTGCAGGATTTACTGCTGATGGTGCGCAGCTCTGTGTCACTGACCCACACCAGGAGAGTAGACGGCATCCAAAACCAG TATGTGCCAGTGCACGTCTTACCCAAGCTGGAGTACCAGTTGAATTACGGCGTTGAGTGTCTAACCAGCAGTGAGGCTTGCCAGCTGTGGACTGAGACATTGCTCCACTCCAGCACTGTATCCTACACAG CTCACATCAATGCTCACACATCAAAAGTAGCTCTGCTGAGAAAGCTGCCTGACGACTGGAAGCAGAACGTCTCCTGTGGGTTCAA GCCGTCCAAGTCACTGAATATACTGCACCACCTCCTGAAGAAGCTGACTGG GCTAGAGGAAGGACATTACCTGATTGCGCACAAGGCAGGGGAACCGTTTGTGACCTTTTTAAAAGCGGCTAATGGGAAAATGAGTCGGGGGGCATACAACCTGCAGCAGGTCCACAGCTCTGTCCCACAGCCCCCAGCCTCCAGCCTCGTGCCCTGGATACCTGTCGATCCAGCTGTGGTCCTGCCCTTCCACCAGAAACACGGCCGTGTCCCCTGTACCTTCCCACTGAAG ATAACAAAAGATGGGTCATCGCAGCCCAACAGCCATGGAGCTGGGAAGTCAAAGGACAACGTAAATGTAGGAGGcaacacgaagaagaagaagaaaaataaacgtGCCGCCAGGAGAAACAAGTATATTAAAAAGCTAGTTCAGAAgtccatttaa
- the LOC143322114 gene encoding annexin A2-like, translating into MAMVSEFLGQLSINVGSFEPTFPTVVPAVDFDPDRDAARIETAIKTKGVDEQTIIDVLTKRTYSQRREIAFAYERRAKKDMITALKGALSGSLETVILGLMKSTTQYDASEIRGSIKGLGTDEETLIEILCSRTNDELVEIKKVYKELFKKELDKDVAGDTSGNFAKLLLALVQTKRAEPSAVVDYEKIDEDARALYDAGVKIKGTDVATWISIMSERNVAHLQKVFQRYKSYSPYDMQESIVKEVKGDLQKSFLVLVQCFENKQLYFAKRLNEAMKSKGAKEKIVTRIIVSRCEVDLKKICSEYKTSFGQSLQNTIMEHTKGDYQKVLLGLCGPEQ; encoded by the exons ATGGCAATGGTATCAGAGTTTCTGGGGCAGCTGTCTATCAACGTTGGG TCCTTTGAACCCACTTTCCCCACTGTGGTACCTGCCGTGGACTTCGACCCTGACAGGGATGCTGCCAGAATAGAGACTGCTATCAAAACCAAAG GAGTGGATGAACAGACCATCATTGATGTCCTAACAAAGCGGACATACTCACAAAGGAGAGAAATTGCTTTTGCATACGAAAGGAGGGCAAAGAAG GACATGATCACAGCCCTGAAGGGAGCGCTGTCTGGCTCTCTGGAAACAGTGATCCTTGGACTGATGAAGAGCACGACCCAGTACGATGCCTCAGAGATCAGAGGCTCTATCAAG GGCTTAGGAACAGATGAAGAAACGCTGATTGAGATTTTGTGCTCACGCACCAATGATGAGCTGGTGGAGATCAAGAAGGTCTACAAGGAGT TGTTCAAGAAGGAACTGGACAAAGACGTGGCAGGTGACACCTCTGGGAACTTTGCTAAACTGCTCTTGGCTCTCGTGCAG ACCAAGAGAGCAGAGCCGTCTGCTGTTGTAGACTATGAAAAGATCGATGAAGATGCCAGA GCTCTCTATGACGCCGGCGTGAAAATAAAAGGAACTGATGTGGCGACCTGGATCTCCATCATGTCTGAGAGGAATGTAGCCCACCTGCAGAAAG tgtttcagaggTACAAGAGTTACAGCCCCTACGACATGCAGGAGAGCATTGTGAAGGAAGTTAAAGGAGACTTGCAAAAGTCCTTTCTGGTACTAG TTCAGtgctttgaaaacaaacagctgtactTTGCCAAAAGACTGAATGAAGCCATGAAG AGTAAAGGAGCCAAAGAGAAGATTGTGACCAGAATTATTGTGTCACGCTGCGAGGTTGACCTGAAGAAGATCTGCTCTGAATACAAGACCAGCTTTGGACAGTCGCTGCAAAACACTATTATG gaacACACTAAGGGAGACTACCAGAAGGTGCTGCTCGGCCTGTGTGGACCGGAGCAATAA
- the ice2 gene encoding little elongation complex subunit 2 isoform X2 — protein sequence MTNIPLHLISENCGPFYKEEEAEFKDNSCISKEESRWDSCDSDDPCADNAVEECKGAKKSRVDLKQAENEADAAYPEPRLPFLCVSSLSSKEQKTYLDFLMKKTREPPERLTARVNNEVMQFMRYLQDVAKICADDYKFISQGAMQYSEDVLRGCLECIKTFPQLYQIHEMTSLTGGTFNPGLTLTFEKQLLIMGNVDITDHKIVPADAQLASDYQSVSSENPPAKKAKDMHATISSDNNAENLCARYEPHVCLTRAALVRLLDNHGPDFGEQWEVPVWVKLNTGKGSSQKKTVYIDSPLPKTEMTVRERSHIYHEESLKLSIKKNGSKNVFHVMTELPTKEQQISQESTQRNLVCFENSGIDFEVDLTDLETFGEKTPSKTTEMQKVQKEQDACVKSEKATSCQPVSKAKRSVEHLVNTSSSSEDMNTSLTDMDDPITKETTQPGVSETILPKSEKRKLDSVQESDEDRTFTGDSDDEKLVIDDSTPSKPNTTSCSADPTTTPVSESVSVSSESASPQKAKRQKRQSKRVKVSGDQLSEILCMQTAMFNSANDTAKCSTISPENNPPTRCMGPSAQSHPISLVKPCVSSYLERNQNQDGETWAAPHESAPVVNITTTERKKILSQDLQAGVEDEQDYEAPEEGNLLYKLYSLQDLLLMVRSSVSLTHTRRVDGIQNQYVPVHVLPKLEYQLNYGVECLTSSEACQLWTETLLHSSTVSYTAHINAHTSKVALLRKLPDDWKQNVSCGFKPSKSLNILHHLLKKLTGLEEGHYLIAHKAGEPFVTFLKAANGKMSRGAYNLQQVHSSVPQPPASSLVPWIPVDPAVVLPFHQKHGRVPCTFPLKITKDGSSQPNSHGAGKSKDNVNVGGNTKKKKKNKRAARRNKYIKKLVQKSI from the exons ATGACAAATATTCCCTTGCACCTAATATCAGAGAACTGTGGGCCTTTCTACAAAG aagaagaggcagagttTAAAGACAACAGTTGCATCAGTAAGGAAGAGTCCCGTTGGGACAGCTGTGATAGCGATGATCCGTGTGCAGACAATGCTGTAGAAGAATGTAAGGGTGCTAAAAAATCAAGAGTAGACCTCAAGCAGGCTGAGAATGAGGCGGATGCCGCTTATCCTGAACCCAGACTGCCCTTCCTCTGTGTATCAAGCCTGTCCAGCAAAGAGCAGAAGACATATCTTGACTTTTTGATGAAGAAAACAAGGGAACCGCCAGAG AGATTAACAGCACGCGTCAACAATGAAGTGATGCAGTTCATGAGGTACCTGCAAGATGTGGCCAAAATATGTGCAGACGACTACAAATTCATATCACAAGGAGCTATGCAATATTCAGAG GATGTCCTCAGGGGCTGTTTGGAGTGCATTAAGACATTTCCTCAGCTTTACCAGATCCATGAGATGACTAGTTTAACAGGGGGAACATTCAACCCAGGGCTGACGCTGACCTTCGAAAAACAGCTGCTAATCATG GGCAATGTGGATATTACAGACCACAAGATAGTGCCTGCTGACGCACAGCTTGCATCGGATTATCAGAGTGTTTCATCAGAGAATCCTCCAGCTAAAAAAGCTAAGGACATGCACGCT ACAATCAGCAGTGATAATAATGCAGAGAACCTGTGTGCCCGTTATGAGCCTCACGTGTGTCTGACTCGAGCTGCGCTGGTCAGGCTGTTAGACAACCATGGCCCTGACTTTGGAGAGCAATGGGAAGTGCCTGTTTGGGTCAAACTAAACACAGGAAAAG GCAGTAGTCAGAAGAAAACTGTGTACATAGACTCACCCCTTCCAAAGACTGAaatgacagtgagagaaaggagCCATATCTACCATGAGGAGAGTTTGAAGCTTTCCATTAAGAAGAATGGAAGTAAAAATGTGTTCCATGTCATGACAGAGCTTCCTACGAAAGAGCAGCAAATCTCACAG GAGAGCACCCAAAGAAATTTAGTGTGTTTTGAAAACAGTGGTATTGACTTTGAGGTGGACCTCACTGACCTGGAGACATTCGGAGAGAAGACACCCAGTAAAACCACCGAGATGCAGAAGGTACAGAAAGAGCAGGATGCATGTGTTAAAAGTGAAAAAGCTACAAGTTGCCAACCTGTCAGTAAGGCTAAAAGGTCCGTTGAACATCTtgtaaacacaagcagcagttCAGAAGACATGAACACCTCATTGACAGATATGGATGATCCCATAACAAAGGAGACAACGCAGCCAGGTGTGAGTGAGACCATTCTACCAAAGtctgaaaaaaggaaactggATTCTGTTCAAGAAAGTGATGAAGATCGAACTTTTACAGGAGACTCAGACGACGAGAAGCTGGTCATTGATGACTCCACACCATCTAAGCCTAACACCACATCATGCTCTGCAGACCCCACAACTACCCCCGTCTCTGAGTCTGTGTCTGTAAGTTCAGAGTCAGCCTCCCCTCAAAAAGCTAAAAGGCAAAAGCGGCAATCCAAAAGAGTAAAGGTATCTGGAGACCAGCTGAGTGAGATCCTGTGCATGCAGACAGCCATGTTCAACTCTGCCAATGACACAGCCAAGTGCTCCACCATATCCCCGGAGAACAACCCACCCACCCGTTGTATGGGACCCTCCGCTCAGTCCCATCCGATATCTCTGGTTAAGCCTTGCGTGTCCTCATATTTAGAGAGAAACCAGAACCAGGATGGAGAGACCTGGGCTGCTCCTCATGAATCTGCACCAGTGGTCAACATCACTACTACAGAGCGCAAAA AAATACTGTCACAAGACCTGCAGGCCGGTGTGGAAGATGAACAAGATTATGAGGCCCCAGAGGAAGGCAACTTGCTGTACAAGCTCTACAGCCTGCAGGATTTACTGCTGATGGTGCGCAGCTCTGTGTCACTGACCCACACCAGGAGAGTAGACGGCATCCAAAACCAG TATGTGCCAGTGCACGTCTTACCCAAGCTGGAGTACCAGTTGAATTACGGCGTTGAGTGTCTAACCAGCAGTGAGGCTTGCCAGCTGTGGACTGAGACATTGCTCCACTCCAGCACTGTATCCTACACAG CTCACATCAATGCTCACACATCAAAAGTAGCTCTGCTGAGAAAGCTGCCTGACGACTGGAAGCAGAACGTCTCCTGTGGGTTCAA GCCGTCCAAGTCACTGAATATACTGCACCACCTCCTGAAGAAGCTGACTGG GCTAGAGGAAGGACATTACCTGATTGCGCACAAGGCAGGGGAACCGTTTGTGACCTTTTTAAAAGCGGCTAATGGGAAAATGAGTCGGGGGGCATACAACCTGCAGCAGGTCCACAGCTCTGTCCCACAGCCCCCAGCCTCCAGCCTCGTGCCCTGGATACCTGTCGATCCAGCTGTGGTCCTGCCCTTCCACCAGAAACACGGCCGTGTCCCCTGTACCTTCCCACTGAAG ATAACAAAAGATGGGTCATCGCAGCCCAACAGCCATGGAGCTGGGAAGTCAAAGGACAACGTAAATGTAGGAGGcaacacgaagaagaagaagaaaaataaacgtGCCGCCAGGAGAAACAAGTATATTAAAAAGCTAGTTCAGAAgtccatttaa